caacagatgacactttgcacagtttataaaagctttttaaataaagcaccgaaaaatgcaaaattttgaaatataaagcaagataaaagcgcaaaaatatataaaaatcttggagcacaagtaaaacacgtcaatcactctcaactgagaactctctctttttgaatttgaattgaattgaatttcaatttaataacaTCAAGTAGATAATATGATGGCATAACGTGCTCTACACCTATCTGTATATCTCTATGAAATCCAATTGGATACAGAGTTGAGCTGGCTGTTTGAAGTGACATATTTCATGATACTATGGCGCTGCCATTTGTGAAATACTTTTCAATTGAGTCCTCGCCCAATGGGGGGGTTACCCTAGTTCTTTCGCTTTACCCTTGTTCCTCCTTCGCTCTGCCTTACGCTGACAGTTTCCCTTTCTTTCGTGTAtactgtatttttttttttgcttcgcACACCCTAGCATTGCATATACAGGTATTGAGAAATCGCAACTGGAATGGGATGTTGCTTCGATACGAATTGCACGGTTTTCTGCACGTTTGAAACTGTGATTAATTTCCGGGTGGCTGGCGATAAAACTGCTTTGGTTCATCAATATCTGGTTACGACCTGTTGGGCCTCCAAGCCGCctcctgctgcctgctgctgtctTCTGCAGCCTTCTGCTGCCCCCCGCTGCTGCGTGTGCGCATTCAAATAAAACCAATCATTTTCTGCAAAATGTCAAATACTGCGAATTTcacacaacaatttttattatgttttttttttttttttttttgttctggCAGTGCAAAGTTGCATTTGGGTCAATGATGttgtgcttttgtttttcaatttgttttttgtatgcGCAACAATTTTGCGCaaaaaatattgcatattgtatgcaattgtaaataaataaatcaatagaTTGACCCGCACCCTGTGTATCCGTCTGCCTACATCCCctcgcactctctctcacactctgTCTCATAATGTGAACATGCGAGCGAGTAATGAAAAATGCCAGCACAACAACTAACGTCCCACTAACTCAAAGCAAAAACATGTTCCGATATCGAactgttttgttatttgttcAGGCCTTATTTTGCGCCTCGCACGCCATATACGCACCAGCGCTGCAAATCGGTAAAACTATGGAGGGAATTCTGTTCGAGCGAACTCTTTGCATTGAGCTTCGATTCGTGAACGTGATTTTTCTGAAAGATGGGGTTCAAACCTTggtttgtaatttttttttcaaattctgaataaaacaatttgtttctCAATTTAAAGTTGCCCCAATTCTTGAAATTGACAATAATCCGCTCAAGTCGAAGGCTGAAGTTTATCTGTAGccgcaaattaaaaatgcttaaaaatctttttggCATCTCTCTCATATTTTTGTATCATAAGTCGAAGCATTTTTGAAGTGTGATTTGCTAAGGTTTGGGTTTTAGTTTGACTGTTTTTTGTGCAACTAGTTTAGTTCAAATTTCTGCTTGCGAAAAACATATAATTAATAGTCCCGGCTTGATTCGGTTTGTTTCCAAGCCGGCTTGCAGTCTCGatgctgttgtttgttgttgcattaaaaGACAAATATGTTTGGCATGCGGCAATTAACTTCGTCTATTCGAGAGCCACAAGAGTTGAGCGTCTTTATCCCAGGTATGTTTCATAACGTTCAATATTGAGCGGAGAATGTCAAGTACTAGACATTTTTGGGTTGGTGCGTCCAGTGTCTGTTCTTGATTTGCCTCTCGTTGTCagattgattttatttattacgaTTCAAGCATGCGAAGTTAACGTTGTGGTCTCGttgcataaatataaactCTCAACAGCTCAAGCCACAGAATTCTTTTGTTCTGCGTTTGAAGTGCACAGTAGAAGTACGCAGCGGACAATGCTCCAATTGGCCAGAGCACATGAGATTTTAATACCAAGGCTTGTCATCAATCTCTGTCAGTGACAGCGATAACATAAGCATCGAAAATAATGCCATGCAACTTTCCGTTTACGATGTAGttgcataaaaatgtattaccCATTGGCCTAGAAACTTTAGCGCTTGTATAAGTAACGAGAAGTTGAGTCCACATATTCAATAATAGCTAAAAGCGAGCAGATACGAAATCATCAGATTCGATATActaacaaaagaaaactttaatttattcTCTAGAAATTAaggaatacaaattttttactTTAGACGAGTACTAAAACGGGGCAACTCAACTAACCGCTGATGTTCTTTAAGTCCAATTTGTTCCTACTTGTTTGATATATCAGGAGAAAATGAAACGCgcaatatttaaatgcttaGTTAAGGAAGACATACTGAAAAGCGTAAAAGTACTACAAACAAAGTGTTACGACCAATAACATTGATATCCTAATCCTagatttttacatatataatggGTATTGAAAAACTcgtaaataacaaattttttcacgatatcttgatatacaataatgtattttatgCACGAtataattttctaccgatcattcctatggcagctgccTACTCGGACATATTATATATGCTAGCAAACTTTCATGGACGAAAATAAAAGACTGAGAGAATAGTTTGATTCGATATGACAGACGGACTGatagacagatggacagacggacatgcctAATATGCTGCTTATACCGACAACGACCGACCATATGGAGTCAAAGACTCTTTCTGCGCTATGTATGCAGGGTAATATTTAAATGCCCTCGCAGGGTCTCGAAGAGCTCTACAGAGACAACATCTTTTTAAGTGCAATCCTCCAGTTCGACAACATACATATTAAATTCGCCATTTGATTCTACAtatattgccaaaaaaaaaaatacagaatATTGCCACTGATTGGAAAAtttcaataacaaacaaagaaagacaaattttcaataaataacaCAGAAACGTTAAGTGGGGATTACCTGTGCCAACATTTAAACTGGCAACATTTAGCTAAGCGCTGGAATCCgagatatagaaaaaaaactattaaaatgtAGCTCTGCAAATCGTAAAATGTAAATTCGAATCGGTTAACTTCCAATTTCGCATCGTTTTGAATTGCGAATAAAATTGCTGTTCGCACTGTTCTGTACCGATTTTTATTCAACGTAATTTTGTGTGGTAAAAAAATTACCTAATACCtaataaaagaaagaaaaggtTTCAAATAACGGAACCCGACTAGATGCTATGCtataaaataaacgaacttatgttgtttatttgaaattaggtttatttttaaatatttgttatgaatatgtttataaaatacatactaaaacatataaattgtGTCTGCAAGTAATAATGTAAGAGCTTCCACCGTTTTGCTGCTACTCTTTTGGCAACTGCAGCGTTGTGCAGCACCGACTCTTTAAGTCGTTATAATTCTCAAGTAACAGACGGCTGGCACGAAAAGCGCAATCACAATTGCAATCATAATCGCAATTGGAATCGCAATAAGTAAAGAAAACCGTGAATCCATTTCAGTTGCAGTTCCACAGAGCGACGCACAAAACGGTCGACCAGTGTTGCGAATACTTTGACATTTTGGCGCATGTTGAATCAGGCGAAAACCCAATTACGTATGCACCCTATCTAGACGCTTCGTTGGCGACAGAACGCGATGCGCAGACAGGCAAACATGCTGGCCAAAAACTGTGCCACCGCCGACTGCCCCACCAGCTTTTGGTTCGCCTACAGCTGCTCAAAATGTCCTGATTATTACAACACTGGCACACATTTTGCGGCCAGCTGCAGGTGTGTGTGACTCTGTGTGTTCGtctccgtgtgtgtgtgtgtatatatgggagtatctgcatctgtagcCAAGCGAGTGTATCTAACGACTGTCAGGAATTGCTTCTATGTCGCGGTGGAGCATTTCAGGTGTGGGCCTGCCAGTTGCCGAAAGGGTTGCTCGTGCGTTGGGCGTTGTTTGATGTGCACGCAAATTATTACTTAAGCGGCTTAAACTTGTTGAGGCGCTACCAGTTTGGGTTATTCGCTGTGGTTTTGCCCAAATTAGGTTTGAGTTGAGTTTCGTCAGTTCGAGTGCGCGGCGCGCTGTGGGTGCTAAACGATAAAGATGTCAACACCCGAGAAGCCTTATGCGATTTgccatatatgtacatgcaaacatatacatatatatatatatatatgctgaaAGTATGCGACAACTTAATTTGTTAACGTGTGTACATTTTCTTATCTACCAGCAGACAAGCTAAGCTAAGGCAGCTTCATTTAAAAGCAAGCCAGAGTGCTCTTATCGGGCTTGCTCGCCTAGCAATACCCTGCACACGAAATCACGTGGCTTGCTGCGTCCTACACTGAAAGAAATGcgttttttattaacttaGTTGTTTAAAGTCCATTCAGGGCTTAAATattgcatacaaaatttaacgcAGATAAGCGCAAGCCTCTACCTGTTCATATGCGTTTTCATCGCAAATTTGATGGTAATAGGGGATGTATCTAAGAAGTTAGTTATTCTTAATTTACTTCTGTGTGAGAACCTGCAAAATCATGTCTCGAAAGCGATACAGCACGTTAAAAATTGCAGGAGATTTCgggaaaaattataaaatctttCTACTGTGGTTAATAGGAATAAGTTATCCAAATTTCCAGGCACATGTCCTTGTAAGTAGTTTCCCAAACCAGCAAAGACGGACAGATGACAATCGGGCATGGCTAGATAGACTTAGCTAATCGTCCAGATCCCTTGTAACCTTATGGATCCTCTACATGTGCAGATTCTATaataaaaaagattttttttttttttttttatttatttattaatggtcgacaaaacgagtgtcttcctcattattcaaaaggttgtacaatataagtatattctaaaagcctagttaaaggatacaattttctaaatagcatcaccgaccgatggaggtgttttatttgccagtccggccagctgtgccccttttcacagctaattttgtcagtgacgctattagagcctacatctaagcagaaggttgtaagtaggaaaaaagtgatctcaagtgaaattaaaaataatcttaatttgctaaattaataaagaaaatacaataaataggaaaaaagaaagtaagaaaattgttaataaagtaaagcaatgtaagttagataaagagtgttaagtggataggacaaagagaaaagtattgggaaatcaccgacacggtgggggaaaatttttcagcctgtccggctagctatgcccctgctcatagctgggaatggtcagcgacttcccgaaggtatcctgaaagcaacgattttattaggggtagagacagttcggtagagaaaacgtgatgcaaactattataatttttacatagcacgcgaaaagaattgtgcatagcgtaatctgttgtgcacgtagatagtaataaggggcgataatttctggatTTGAATACTGCCAGAAAAGAAgtgattatttatatatatcttggTATTTGAGTTTTGGACTGAGCTAGACGTAATACCTTCAACCGGTCACATTGCCGCGGGCAAGTATATCTGTACATATATggcatttataaaatatatgtacagaATACTTAAAAGGGTGCATGGATGTGGGCGGATGGGCGAGTGGCGAGCATGTAAACATGTTGAGCGCGATGAGCCAAAAACCTGAACTACAGTAAACGCAAATGTCATGCACAACATTTGTAACTGAGGCAGCCCACAATACTTGTTACCCCAGCATGAAACATGAACATTTTTACAATCTAGTGGCCGCATGCGGGTATCATCCATTTGGTAGACTATACGACATCAACATTCCCTGTATTGCATTCAAGTCTGGTCGTAGTCAGAAGTTGTTTTAAACATAGAGAACTTCTAACTACGAGAAATCCTCTCATAGCTGGAGATATTTTTTTACATTAGTACTAAGTAATAGAATACTTAATAGACGTCTATTCGGTCGGTTATGCTCCCTTTGGCCTGTTACCTTTATgtgcataaaaatattataagctTCCTGCCCATTGGCAATGGGCTCATGggcattattatatatacatatatgtacatatatgtacatatatgtatatatatttttgatcaactTTTAAGTGACAGGTCTTAAGGGCTTTGGCAGAGGGCGAGGTCTAAGTATTTGATTGGGATGGTATAGATTCACTTATCTTATATGGCATTACACGTGCGAATGCAAAAATGGTAAGCGAGGCTAAGGGCTGCAAAATGCGCCAAGTGCGCGGAAATTTTTGATTGATGTTTTTGTTCAGAATCTCATGTCCATGCTGCTGTGTGTTGTGACATGTTGGCTTGTCATTAGCAGAACAACTGCCGCAGGCTATAAGCCAAAAAATTGATGTttgcacagcaacaactacagaatcgagttttaatttttttattgttaccATTGTCGTTTGCCTGATGCAAATATTAGATAGAATGTGGCACATGTGACATAAATGGCGGACGAGATGAGGAACACAATGCGCCAGTTGACGATAGAAGGATCCTGATTGATCACATGTCCGGCGACCATGGGTGCTGTAAGGCCGATCAGATTTGCGCAGCAATTAGTCATGGCCATAAGAAGGCCGGCAAAGGTTGGCGAAAGGTCCAAGTGATTGATCTTAAAGCCCGAATAGATGGCACCGTTAAGGCCCATGCCGATGGTGAATAAAGCCACAGTCAATATCAAACTCTGATAACAATATCCAACGGCGAGAAGTGTTACCGCCGGCCCATACTGTCCAAGGCTGTTCATAATTTTGCGTGCCAAGGTAATGCTCATATTGTGGCGGATCAGCCTATCGGCAATAACAGAAAACACTATGGCCATAATCCACATGGCCAGATAGGGTAACGAGGAGAGAAAACCATTCGCTTTCAGCTTCACCTTCATTACCATTGCCATGTAGGTGGGCAGCTCTGTCATCAGCGTCTCATAGCCATAGTTCTGTCCTGAGTGTGCGATCATGATGGCCCAAAAAGGCACAGACTTAAATATGCTACAAATTGGGGTTTTGGCTGTATTGTTAGCTGGCTGCGTACTCCAGATGGCCTCAATGATATACTTTCGCTCCGCTTCGCTGATGGTCTTGGCGACGCTTGGATCCTCGGGAACCAGCCAAAGGAATAGCACGCTCCATAATGTGCTAACAATTCCAAAAACGTAGAAAATCGAAGGCCAGCCACCGTCAAAGCCATGAACCGCTAACAGGCCACTCAGCGGCATGGATACAATGGTGCCAAACTGGGCTCCCGCATAGACAGCGGCGCCGGAACGTGAACGCTCATCGGGCGGTATCCAGTGGGCCAGCATGGCGTGTGAGCAGGGAACAATGGGACCCTCGCCAAGGCCCTGGATAAAGCGAACCACGCAGAGAGCCATATAGCCACCCTTTCGGGCGGAAATTGGTACTAGAAATGCGGCCAAGGAGTTGATCATCATTCCCCAGCCAAGGAAATGTTTGGAGCCATAGTTCTTGATAAGAAATCCAAATGGGATTTGTGTTAAAACATAGCCATAGAAGAAACTGGCCAATATGTAGCCCTGTAGCTTGTAGCTCCAGTTGAACTCGCCGTGCAGATTATCTCCAACATACCGAGTTGAGTTTTGGTCATCCCTGATGCTTGTGTGGTCGACCATGGCTACAATAGCAACGGACATATTGGTGCGCATTACATACGCATTGGCCATTCCAAGGAAAAGCATGATTGTCACAAAGACGCGTCTCCTTGCACAAGTTGGTATGTCTTTATCCTCTGAGTATTTCTCCTTCGTATATTCCATAATGTTcactttataaatattttaagatcaaatgttttcatttttaaatttttcccCTTCGAAATCAGTTTGAAATGTATGATATGGgtaaataattttcataacGGTTCAAAGCCACATTTCACCCCTTCCCATATCCATAACGATGCCATATCGAATTCAACTGAATCGAGGGCTCATCAAATGGCTTTACACTAGATTACTTCCAAAGCGAATCTCTACCCCTTGCCCCTTAGCTCAGCGGCGGCAAAGAGttttcccattttttttttgccttgaATCATTTTCACATATATCTGCAGAACTGCGACATGAACAAGCGGCGTTCCCAGTGTGCATTCAATCGATCCACATTTGTTGCGTTGATTGAAATTGATTatgaaaacaagaaaagaCTGTAATTTACATTGAACCTAGAATCAAATACATTTACAAACATAACGTGCCTAAAATATTGATGAAAATATGCGCAGgcttttaaattatttctataaatttcgtataatttaattaaatataataatgagGTATAATAACCAAATTAATagtacatgcatacactaGTCTGGGATTCTCGCTCGGATTTTCTATCCTATTtcgaaaaaataattatttgttcTGCCcccattcaaaatatattgaattgATTATTTATCAATCCGCTTTAAATAAATGGCCCTAAAATAGCAAACACCTGTGCGTTACTCTTGAATACTTAGGTCGAGAGGGATAACCAACTCTAAGCAAGCTCAATTGAAAACATATTCAACATACTACGTATTCAATCTGGCGATTACCACAACCGCTGATTGCGTTTACGCCGCGTTGGCCGCACAAGACTTGATTACGAGGCTCGAGTTGCGGCCAACAAATGTATGTGAAGTGATTTGCATAAAGCACCAATCAGACCATGAAAGAGGCAGCGGAATTCGTATCGTGCAGTGGAGTATGTGAATATAATG
This window of the Drosophila virilis strain 15010-1051.87 chromosome X, Dvir_AGI_RSII-ME, whole genome shotgun sequence genome carries:
- the LOC6631717 gene encoding putative inorganic phosphate cotransporter — translated: MEYTKEKYSEDKDIPTCARRRVFVTIMLFLGMANAYVMRTNMSVAIVAMVDHTSIRDDQNSTRYVGDNLHGEFNWSYKLQGYILASFFYGYVLTQIPFGFLIKNYGSKHFLGWGMMINSLAAFLVPISARKGGYMALCVVRFIQGLGEGPIVPCSHAMLAHWIPPDERSRSGAAVYAGAQFGTIVSMPLSGLLAVHGFDGGWPSIFYVFGIVSTLWSVLFLWLVPEDPSVAKTISEAERKYIIEAIWSTQPANNTAKTPICSIFKSVPFWAIMIAHSGQNYGYETLMTELPTYMAMVMKVKLKANGFLSSLPYLAMWIMAIVFSVIADRLIRHNMSITLARKIMNSLGQYGPAVTLLAVGYCYQSLILTVALFTIGMGLNGAIYSGFKINHLDLSPTFAGLLMAMTNCCANLIGLTAPMVAGHVINQDPSIVNWRIVFLISSAIYVTCATFYLIFASGKRQW